The Brevibacillus humidisoli DNA segment AGGTGAGGACAAGGTATCCCTGTGTGGTAGGTGCGGCGAAGAATGAAATAATCCCTACCTCATCACGCACCACAGGAGGCAATTCATCATGGACAAACTGCAGAAACTCGGCCTCATTCTCTTCCAGCTTCTTTTCCCAAGGCCCATGCAAGGCGAGGAACAGCTCTTGAGGAGGCACCCGGTTCGAAGATTGTTCCGGATTCTCCAGACCAGAAACTCCAAGATATACTTCCTTTTGTGCGTAATCTTTTATTTCTTCACGAACCTGTTCGAGGCTCTCTTTGCCGCCAAACCAGTTTTCCAACAACCAACTCATATGATAACCCTCCGATTATAGGTTTACGTAACTTTAACCTTCCATCTCCTCAGATCGGCGTCTGATTTTTTAACCGCTCCGGGCGGAATGACGACGATCCACGGCCGACTGGTGCCCGGCTTTACCTCTACGGTACTGGCATCAATTGTTCCGGAAGCAACGAGGTCACCCGCTTTATCCAAAATCTCCATATGGAACTTCTCTGGGTTGTAGGGAACCGACATTCCGTTGCGGAACAAGAGACCAACGATCAGCCGTCCATCTGCCGCTCTGGCAATATCAAATCCGGCCACATTCACTTCTCTAGGGGCCAACGGACGCAGCTTCTGTGCCAACATGTACAGACGCTCTTTTTGCGCTTCCGTCATACGCGCTTCCATCTGCGGGTCTAAGTCCAACTGCTTTGGCCAGACACGCTTTCGCTCGATAGCTACTTTCCACCGCTCAAAGCGAATGTTGTCCTTTAGAAAACTGCTGCGCGGGAACATCACTTCCCACGGACGACTGCTGTAGGGGGGAATCTGCTCCAACTGATTCAAATCAAATGAGTGACGGGCATAAATCTCATCGTCAAACATGATCAGCAAGGTCAGGTTTTTAAATTTGAGCGGATGCTTGGTCCCATTGCGGAAAAACATGGCCGCTGTCAAACCTTTTTCGCTGGGAATGAGACTAAACCCGGTCACACCAATGGTGCCGTCTTCCATCTCCGGCAGTTCCGCCTGCAAGAACCGGAGCGTATACTTTTTTTCCGAGTCAAGTGCCGCCTCCCATCCCGGATGCAGCGACAGTTCCGTGCGCACCGTCTTGACCGATTGATCCGCGGTGTCGCCTTCTGCTTCGGTCTGTCCTTCCGCATCTTCGACCCCGGCAGAGATGGTGGTGCCTTCCTGTATGTCTTGCTTTAACTCATCAAGTGAGCGTTGTTTATCTTCGCCTTTTTTCATCCAGTTTTTTAAAAACGAGAACATCGTATCCTCCTCATTGTGGTAGCGCCTTTAATCTTCATGATATAGATTTTGCCAATACAGGTCAATTTGCTTACGATTTGCTTGGGACGATTACTTTCCAACGAGATAAATCCGGTTCATCCTTGCATAGACTCTGCTGCGGGAAGATGAACAACCAAGGCTTGCTCGTCCCCGTCCGAACGGTGAGCCCTTGCAATTCAAAGATTCCCTCGGCCGCCTTGTCCCCCTGTGCATCCAACAATACGAGCGGCAGTTTCTCAAACGAAAGCGACTTCGGTGAACCATTGCGGAATAGCAGTAAGGCCCGCAGCGATTCATCATCGCCTCTGGTAAGCTGAACGGCCTGGACGTTCACCTCTCCCGGCTGCAGTGGAGGCAGCCGCTTGGCCAGCTGGATGAGGGATTGTTTCTGCCCCTCGCTGAGCGCCTTGATCCACGACTCTTCCAGCTCTAACTGCTGGGGCAGCACCAGTTTTTTCTGGGCCAGTTCAAAAGCCAGTTTCCAGTTAGAGAGCAGCACGTCCGTGATCAGGAAATGTTCCCGTAAAAACAGGAAGCTCCATGGACGTGCGTGGTTGGCTGGGATCTCCCCTACCGCCGACAAGTCAAACGTCTGACGGGCGAACAGCTTGTTATCGTCAAACAATAGTAGTAGATTCATATGATCAAATCGTATCGGCCGGGGCAGTCCATTGCGGATAAAAGCCGTCACTTCCACACCTTCGTCATGGGGAAAAATCTTGATCCCCGCCAAGGATACGTTGCCCCTCGATATCGGCGGAAGTTCGCTCGCCATAAACATGAGAGCATACTTTTGATTGGTATCAAGCTGCTGTTCCCACTCTGGGTGCAGGGAGAGCGGGGTCTCTACAGCAGTCCCTTCGGTCCCTTCGGGCTTCTGCTCTTCCCCCTGCTTCATCGGTTCCTCTGTCAACGCCGTTTCCCCTGTTTCGGCAAGATTGATTTGATCCGCCGACAACACCGACTCTTCTTTTATCTCCGTATCTCCTTCATCGGCGCTTGACCCTTTTTTTAACCAACTCTTCATAAATGAAAACATTGCATTACGCTCCCCATGATTCCAATTGGTATGGCCTGCTGCCACTGAACTCCACTATAACATAAGACGATTCATTTTCCAAAAAGCAAAAACAGCCTGCAGACGATGAGCAACAGACTGTTTTTTCCTTATTATATAGATCCACTCCATAGTCCATTGGTGCTCCAAGTGACGTGCACTCAGGTGCCTTGGTATCCTATATATCCTCCTCGCCGCCTCCCGCGACTTCCGAGGAATGAAGCAGGTGAAAGCTTTTTAGCATGGAACTGTATGCATCTTCTGACAGTTCACCCTCTACTACCCAAACATCATACGCGAGTGGCCTATGCAGAAAGTAAGTGTGGGACTCGAGGATGGTTGTTCCATCCGCTCCGTCTGACTGAGGGCGCTCCAAGACGTAACGAACCGCTTTTCCGTTACCATGTTCCATCGGTTGCGACCGCACCATCTTACTGTTTTTCGGCAAGATCAACGAGATATCCTGATGTTCGGAATAGAAGCTGTACACATTGATGCCGCCGATCATTCGGCCATCACGCATCAGATAAACAACGTCGCCTGGATCATGCTGTACCTCTAGACCATCAGGAATCTTCAGCCGGTATGTCGTCGTATGAATAGACTTCCCATCCGTTGCATTTGTTTGCTGCTGCGACTGCTTCACTTGTTGCTTCTCTTGTTGCTTCTCTTGTTGCTTCTCTTGCGTCGGGGGGGTATCATCCGCATTTCCAGCGGAAGCATGCAGGGTTGGCAGTGATCCATCCTCCAGCAACCCTTGTTTCTGCAAGTCACAGCCAGTCAACAGACTAATGCCCAACAGTACCGCGGCCCATGTAAGGACACTCATCCGCCTTGCCATCACCCATTACCCCCTTTTCCGCCTATCTCTCTACAATTCATGACGTATATGATATACATTTTGTTACAGGGAAAATGTGTTTTTTGAGAAATAACGTAATAGAATGGTCCTGTTTGCTTCTAGTTCAGGCTTCCTCGTTCATGGCTGCGGCTCGCTTGCGCCCTCCTGCTGCGGCTGCTCTACCTGAATGTCTCCATTCGAGTTCAGGACTACGTTAAACTCTGTAACCACTTCCGGTTCCGCTTGTGGATCAGCCAGCTGGTACTTCAGTACTTGAAACGTTCCATCCGCCGTCAGTTTCCCTTTGTATTCAATTCCTAGCAAATCGGACTGGTAAAAACTGAACTCGGCCAACTCGGTGTTCTGCAACTCTTGTACAACCAGTTGACCGTCACCAGAAAACATGGAGTCACGTAGTGCCTGAGAGGTCTCGTACTTCTCCTGAAGGTAAGTTTGCAGTTCCTGGGCGATTTCCGTTTGCGCCAGTTGTTTACCGGTCTCCACTACTTGTTTCCCCAACTCTACCGCCTCTTTGCCGGTCTCGATCACTTGTTTGCCAGCTTCCACTGCCTGCTGGGCATCTTGTACCGACTGGGTGAATTCGGCACATCCAGTTAGGACGAGAGGAAAACAGAGCATGATGATCGCCATCATATATCTCATCAGTCAATCTCTCCTTTGTGTGTAAAATGATTCTTCTCATGTATACGAATCAGAAGCAAAAAGGATTCAACAGCCGCCTGAACAAGCAACAAGATAGAGATTGTGTCCGGTATTTCAGGCCGGGAGGAACCTCCTGTGATTGCCTTGGTTTGTATTGGAATCTTTACTTGTTAACTGGAACTGTTCAGAAGTATATTTAAATGGGGAATTATTTGGCTTGTCCTTTTCTTTTTCATAATAAGACAGCATATTTACAAGTGAAAGGCGGTTTCTACTTGAAAAAGCTTGCCCGTATCGCAGTCATCAGTGCTTTAACGCTTCCATTGATCACCGGTGGTTTATTGACACCCGCGCATGCTGCTCCCAAGCACGACCGGGAGGGCCTCAAGATCGAGGCACGGCAGGAACTGTCTCTGAGATCAGCATCTCTGCCAAACGAGCTTCGTCAAATGGAATCCAGTAGCAAACTGGTGATAATCCAGTTTGCGGGACCCGTTCAGGAGGAGTGGAAAGAAGAAGTGGAAGACCTGGGCGTCGAGTTGGCCCACTACATACCCGACTTCGCCTTTATTGCCAGATTGGACGACAACAAGAGCAAGCGTGAGCTAAAGGAGCTATCCTTTGTAGAAGAGGTGCACCCTTTTAAACCATCTTACAAGTTGTCACCCAAGCTGCTCGATCATTTGGACGATTCGGATGAAGTAAAGGTTGCAGTCTTCGGCTTTGACAGGGAGGAAAACATCGCTCCCAAGATTCGCAAACTGGTGCCACAAGCGAGTGAGCTTGACCAGTCTGAATTAAAAAGTGTCTCCCAAATCACCGTCAGCGGCCAAGCATTGCAAGACTTGCTTCTCTCGGACGATGTGATCGCAATCGAGCCGGTGCCGGAGCGCAAATTGCGTAACGACATGGCCGCGAAGATTATCCATTCTGACAATTTAGCCAGCACAGGATATACCGGCGAAGGGCAGATTATTGGTGCAGCCGACACCGGATTGGACACGGGTGATCTCGACAACATCCACCCCGACTTTGTCGGACAAGTGCGCGCGCTCTACGGCGTTGGCCGTCCCGGTGATCCCAGCGATGGGGACGGACACGGAACACATGTAGCAGGTTCCATCGTGGGCAGCGGTGCCTATTCCAGCGGGCAGATTACAGGGATGGCTGTAGATGCCCAACTGGTGTTTCACTCCGTTGCAGATAAGGATGGCTATCTAACTGGATTAAACAATCTGCCAGAGATTCTAGATCAGGCTTATGATGCGGGAGCGCGCATCCACTCCGACTCATGGGGTACCGATGACATGGGGGCCTATGGCAGCGATTCCTATTTTATGGATACGTACCTTTGGGAAAACAAAGATATGACGATCCTGGTTGCTGCAGGCAACACCGGGCAAGAGGGATTCTATTCGATCGGCTCTCCAGCAACGGCGAAAAACGTGATTGCGGTTGGAGCGTCGGAAAGTGTACGTCCAAATGAGAGCTCGCAAGCGTACGGCGACAGCTCATACGCCGATGATGCGGATGATGTCGCTATATTTAGCAGCATGGGACCAACCCAAGACGAGCGGATCAAGCCGGACATCGTCGTACCGGGCAGCATGATTTTGTCGACACGTTCTGCTCTCGCCACCGATGATGGTTTTCACCTTCCATACAATGACCACTATGCATACCTGAGCGGCACTAGTATGGCCACCCCGATTCTGGCCGGCGGCGTAGCACAGGTTCGTCAGTTTCTGGAAGAAGAGGGACACAATAATCCGAGCAGTGCCCTGATCAAGACGATGCTGCTCACCGGCGCTGACGATCTGTCGCTGCCGCTTCCCCAACAAGGATATGGGCGGGCCAATCTGGTAAATGCGATCGAGACCGACTTCATCGATGAGTCTGATGCGCTGGAAACAGGTGACAGCAAGTCGTATACAATCGAAGTAAGCGAATCGGACAACCTGTTTGTGACCACACTGGCATGGACCGATTATCCCGGATCCGTCCTCGCTGACCGTCAGTTGGTTAACGACGTGAACCTTGTTGTAGTATCGCCAAGCGGTCAGGTGTACAACGGGAATGACTTTAACGGCTCACCCGGCGATGAGACGGACAATGTAAACAATGTGGAACAGACGTATATCGTCAATCCTGAGCCAGGTCTCTACACGGTAACGGTAAGCGGCTACAACATTCCGTGGGGACCTCAACCGTACGCGATCGCAACCAACGGCATGTTTACTGACGCTGTTGAAAAGACTGTCTCGGCATTGCAGCTCTCTGCATCTGAATTAACACTGACGACAGGTGATTCCATCCAACTGGATGCTGCCGCTATCTATTCTGACGGTTCGGAAGAGCTCATCAACGATTTGGGTGCGTGGATGTCTAGTAACGAGCAAGTGGCCACCGTAGCTGACGGGAAGGTAACTGCCGTAGGGAGCGGTACAACCGTCGTTACCGTAGAGTACGAAGGCAAAACGGCAACAGCATCTGTGGCAGTTGCCGATGCAGACAATTATCTGGAATGGCCGTCGCAAACCAACGTATCTGCGAGCAAAACCTGGACGATCCGCTTCAATGATGAAGTAGACCCGGACAGCGTGACGAACGAAACTGTGTATGTTGTAGATGAAACAGGACAAGTGCTCGATCAAACGGTGACAATCGGCGCGGACAACAAATCGATTATCGTAGAGGAACCAGCTGGGGGTTTCCTGAATGGACAGCGTTATGATCTCATCATCACCGATCGTGTTGTATCGCGCTCCGGCGAAAAGCTGAAGCAGTCCATTCGGATGACTTTTACGATCACACCGTAATAGAATAAAGAGACGATTGGAGGAAAACGCAAGATGAAACGAATGAAAAAGTGGGCACTCACATTGGCAGCCACGGCACTTTTGGGAAGTTTCTCTACCCCCGCTTGGGCAGCGCCTCAGCAAGGTTTCTACATCAATGGGGAGGTAGATCGCTATTACTCGATCACCTCGTTTGTTAAGAACTTTGAACAAGCTCTTGAAGAGATTACTGATGCCGGTTTTGGAGAAACGATCTACGTATCGGATGATGCAACCGGCGCAACCATCCTGGAGGTTGTCGATGAAGGCTCTTTATTTGACGCCCTTCACGAGCTGACCGCTGGCGACTTTGAAGCAAACGGATATACCGAGATTGATGAAAACGGAGATGAACTGGATCTCGTCTTTCCGGGAGCAGAATTGGGCGGCGGCGACGATTTCGATGTAATCGACATCGAGTAAACACAACAAGGATAGGATGTTTGTGAATACAAAACAAAGCTCCTGAGGTCTACCAAGGCCAACAGGAGCTTTGTTTTGTATTCCCCTCCCTAACCTGGACATACTAGCTGTAAAGGAGTGTGAAAAAGTGGACAACAAGTCAATATACTACCCTGTGTCATGGGATGATGCCGCTGATTACACTCAAGCTCTAGAAGGGATGGACATCCCCCATGCCGTTGAAGACCCTACGGATTTCCCGATGCTCCCCACTGGGCAGCTGGCAATCGTACTTCCCCATCTCTCTGTGCGCCAGTACACCAAAGTTCGGCAGCTGTTCAGAGGAGAAGGTGAGCATTATCCGGAACAGTAGCGCATCCTCTCGCTAAGTATACATGATAAAAATGTTTTGTCCTCAAATCGAAACCCCCGCCGCAGCAGGGGTAAGGAGTAGCTTAGTATTAGCCTTCTATTGAATTTTTCCAAATCGCTACAATTCGGTTCATATCGATCCACTCGGTTCCTTCATCGTTTACGATCTTGATCTGCTGGTTGGTGGCATCGATCCTCTTGATCCGCCCCCACACAGACTTGATTTCCCCGAGATCCGGTCGAATGGATACCGGTACCCAAGACCGTACGGTAACGGCATAATCTCGATGAACAGAATCGTATATGATTCGGTTAAACTTATTTACCTCGTCCTCCTCAATGATTGGCTGTGCAACCAACTCCTGCTCTTGGTTCATCTTCAGGTATCCCTCGTGCTGCTCAGGAAGTGAACGGCTCGCTTCAAACAGGCTGTCTTTCTTGCTGACTGACTTCAACAGTTTGACTCCTTTCCAGGCCATGCCTCATAGGTGGTTACTTGTGTTCGGTCCGGCAGGGTTCCATACTATATACATTTCCTGTTCGAGCCAATGCAAAACCTGGAATACTCTTGTGAGGGGCACATCTCTGACAAACCGTGGAAGGAGCAAGCCTCGGCTTACTCAATTAATTACCTTGCTTTAAATGCAGGTTTGGTCTTTTCCAAGAACGATTTCGTTCCTTCTCTAAAGTCCTCAGTAGAGGCAATCAGACCGAAGTAATCTGCACCGAGCTGCGCGGATTCTTCTAATGTTAGATTGCAGCCCCGGTGTAGAGCCTCCCATGTCATTTTTACCGCAATAGGAGCCTGAGCGAGAATCTCTCGGAGAAGCTGTTCTGATTCAGGCAATACCTGATCAGGCTCAACCACCCTGTTCACCAATCCGATCTGATGAGCTTCGGCAGCACTTATCACCTTTCCTGTGAGGAGAAGTTCGGCAGCGCGTCCCTTGCCGACAAGTCTCGGCAGCCTCGTTGTACCTCCAAATCCAGCAACAGCTCCAATGCGGACTTCCGGATGGCCCAATCTGGCATGATGGGCTGCCACACGAAGGACGCAGGCTTCAGCCAATTCCAGCCCGCCTCCCAACGCGTGGCCATTGATCGCAGCGACAACTACTTTGCCCAATGACTCGATTTTGCTCGTCACCGTCACCGCCAGTTGAGCCAATTCCCTCACTTCCAGAGGAGTGGCCCGGTTGAGAAACGCAATGTCCGCCCCCGCAGAAAATGCCTCTTCTCCTGCACCGATAAGGATCACTGCCTTTACGTGATCATTCTCTTTCACCCTATCCAAGATGGACGAAAGTTGTTGGAGAACCTCTCGGCTTAAAGCATTTCGTACATCCGGCCTATTCAGGGTAATCCTCGCAATTCCATCTTCCTCCGTGTAAAGTACAATATCCTTTTCCGACATCCTAGAACCCTCCAATCTGTTTCATGTATGGCTGAACCTCAGCGTTTCAACGTTAAGGAATGCCGTCGAAAAGCCATGATATGCGTGAGGTTTTCTTTCTATTACCATTCCATGCAACAAGATCTATTGTCAAGAATATTTTTACTATTCCCTGCTTCGTGATGGGTTCTTGGTACGGCTTGGTAAGGTGCGTGTTCTTACAACGTGTTCTTACAATAAGAAAGAAACGATCTTCTTCATGCACGAATGATAGGATCGTTGATGCCAATCAGCGAGAGGTTCAGCCCGATGGTAACTATAGGGTTCACCTCAAGGTGCTATATTTCCGATTCCTTTCCCGAAGGAAGGACGTCCGGTGAGAAAAGACCAATGCGAGGTTACTCTTGAGAACCGAAAACCGTATGAATCGTCTGTAAAATATCGCTCGACTGAAAAGGTTTGACGATGAACTCTTTGACCCCGATTTTCTGAGCCTCTTCCTTGAGGTGTGATTGTCCCATTGCTGTACAAATAAAAATGATTGCGTTTTCATCATGGCGTAAAATGTGTCGGGCGGCCTTCATACCGTCCATCTTCGGCATCGTCAGATCCAGTGTCCACAAAATCAGGTCCCAATCTGATAAACTCTGCTACTGCTTCCTCCCCATTCCTTGCCTCTCCAGCGATCGTTACGCCCGCTGTTTGTAAATATATTTCGTATGGCCAATCGCATGTACATGGAGTCATCGGCGTATACTGACCCCATAAGACCCCAGACAACATGTAAGTTATAATCAAGGAAGGGTCGAAAGGGGTCTTTGTTATGTCGAGAAGAAAATGGACAGCCGAAGAAAAAATGAATATCGTCCTGGAGGGAATGGCTCCTGGCGCAAACATCTCCGAGGTATGCCGCAACCACGGCATTGCCCAAACCCTTTATTATCGTTGGCGTGAAGCATTCCTCCAAGCGGGGCTTTCTGGCCTTTCCGCGGGTCCTTCTACCCGTGAGCAACAGTTGGAGAAAGAGCTTTAGGAGGCAAAGAAACTGCTGGGCGATCAAGCCATGCAGATCGAGATCCTCCGAAAAAAGACGAACTGGGGTCGGAAGTAGGAAGTCGTCAGTTGGTTCAGGCTCTCCATCGTGAAGGGCATCCGATCCCGCGCATTGCTTCTGCCCTTCAACTGAATCGAACGTATTGCTACGCTCTGCTCAAGCCCTTGCGGACACAAAAGCGCCAACGTCCTGATGAAGCCGAAATCAAAGCCGAGATACGCCAGTTGTGCACAGAGCACCCGACCAACGGCTATCGTCGCATCCGGGTGTGGATGAAGAAAAAATACCAGCGTGTCATCAATCATAAGCGTGTCTACCGGATCATGAAAGAACTGAATCTGTTGGTCGCCACCAAGGCATACGCCGCACGGCGTAAAAAAGAGAAAGGTAAGATCCCCGTCGAACGGTCCAACCAACATTTTCAAACAGATATGACCAAGGTGTGGTGCGGGAAAGACGGATGGGGATACCTTTTTGCTGTGATTGATGCCTATGATCGAGAGATTGTTGGCTACAGCTTTTCTCGCTTCTGCCGGACGGATGAACTGCTGCAAGCAGTGAACATGGCCATTGATTATCGGTTTCCAACGGGTGTCAAGGGGCAAGGGTTACGTATTCGCAGTGATAACGGTTGCCAGATGACCAGCAAACGCTATGTACAAGCTCTCAAGGATGCAGGGATCAAACAGGAACGAACGGGCTACAACAATCCCGATGCAGACGCTTACATCGAGAGATGGTTTCGTACGCTCAAAGAAGAAACGGTTTGGGTGCAAGAATACCTGTCTTTTTCCGAGGCGAAACAAGACATTGAGGAATACATCCGATTCTATAATGAGGAGCGTCCACACTCTGCTTTGCGGTACCAATCACCGACCGAGTTTCGGAAGTCGCAGATGGCTCATGCTGCATAACGATGCGTTTTCCGACCTATCCGAGACAGAGGATGATCTGCGATATGGGTCAAGTGCCTTCCTTGACGCATATCGCAGATCATCCTACGATTCAGGTGGTCGGAAAACGTTCTAACGTAAAACAGCAAAAATTTGTCTGGACTTTGGGGGGGCATTACGGTAATTGGTCATATCCATACAAGCATCGTTACTGAGAATAACATCCCCGCAACCGTTCCCTCTTGTGTGAACATGGGGCCACACTGTTTCTGCCGCCGGACTATAATCCCCGCCTACTGTGAAGATGTGTTCTCCGTCTGCGTTCGTCCTAGCTTTCGCCAGTAGGCCGCCTCAGTTGCCCCCACGCTCATGGCCCAACAAGTGAATTTTTTAACCCTCCCTGTATTACCAAACGCGGGATTGTGGTTTAAAGCCGAGGATCTCTTATTGAGAACTAATCAGACGTATTCGCTTTCTTTAAGAGCCGTACAATGCATTCAACAATCAATGCAACGGACATTGCAATGAGTAATAGTCTACTCCACGCCATCCATTGCGGTTCATTTTTTCAAGCGGTGCAATGTTTACTTCACCAAACACCGTGATGCAAAAAAACTTCTGTACTTACCCGAAACAAGCTAATCTACAGTTCACCTTCCTTTGTGTATTGGTCCGAACTGACGGTTACTAATACTCC contains these protein-coding regions:
- a CDS encoding SLAP domain-containing protein, which produces MFSFLKNWMKKGEDKQRSLDELKQDIQEGTTISAGVEDAEGQTEAEGDTADQSVKTVRTELSLHPGWEAALDSEKKYTLRFLQAELPEMEDGTIGVTGFSLIPSEKGLTAAMFFRNGTKHPLKFKNLTLLIMFDDEIYARHSFDLNQLEQIPPYSSRPWEVMFPRSSFLKDNIRFERWKVAIERKRVWPKQLDLDPQMEARMTEAQKERLYMLAQKLRPLAPREVNVAGFDIARAADGRLIVGLLFRNGMSVPYNPEKFHMEILDKAGDLVASGTIDASTVEVKPGTSRPWIVVIPPGAVKKSDADLRRWKVKVT
- a CDS encoding accessory Sec system S-layer assembly protein: MFSFMKSWLKKGSSADEGDTEIKEESVLSADQINLAETGETALTEEPMKQGEEQKPEGTEGTAVETPLSLHPEWEQQLDTNQKYALMFMASELPPISRGNVSLAGIKIFPHDEGVEVTAFIRNGLPRPIRFDHMNLLLLFDDNKLFARQTFDLSAVGEIPANHARPWSFLFLREHFLITDVLLSNWKLAFELAQKKLVLPQQLELEESWIKALSEGQKQSLIQLAKRLPPLQPGEVNVQAVQLTRGDDESLRALLLFRNGSPKSLSFEKLPLVLLDAQGDKAAEGIFELQGLTVRTGTSKPWLFIFPQQSLCKDEPDLSRWKVIVPSKS
- a CDS encoding S8 family serine peptidase produces the protein MKKLARIAVISALTLPLITGGLLTPAHAAPKHDREGLKIEARQELSLRSASLPNELRQMESSSKLVIIQFAGPVQEEWKEEVEDLGVELAHYIPDFAFIARLDDNKSKRELKELSFVEEVHPFKPSYKLSPKLLDHLDDSDEVKVAVFGFDREENIAPKIRKLVPQASELDQSELKSVSQITVSGQALQDLLLSDDVIAIEPVPERKLRNDMAAKIIHSDNLASTGYTGEGQIIGAADTGLDTGDLDNIHPDFVGQVRALYGVGRPGDPSDGDGHGTHVAGSIVGSGAYSSGQITGMAVDAQLVFHSVADKDGYLTGLNNLPEILDQAYDAGARIHSDSWGTDDMGAYGSDSYFMDTYLWENKDMTILVAAGNTGQEGFYSIGSPATAKNVIAVGASESVRPNESSQAYGDSSYADDADDVAIFSSMGPTQDERIKPDIVVPGSMILSTRSALATDDGFHLPYNDHYAYLSGTSMATPILAGGVAQVRQFLEEEGHNNPSSALIKTMLLTGADDLSLPLPQQGYGRANLVNAIETDFIDESDALETGDSKSYTIEVSESDNLFVTTLAWTDYPGSVLADRQLVNDVNLVVVSPSGQVYNGNDFNGSPGDETDNVNNVEQTYIVNPEPGLYTVTVSGYNIPWGPQPYAIATNGMFTDAVEKTVSALQLSASELTLTTGDSIQLDAAAIYSDGSEELINDLGAWMSSNEQVATVADGKVTAVGSGTTVVTVEYEGKTATASVAVADADNYLEWPSQTNVSASKTWTIRFNDEVDPDSVTNETVYVVDETGQVLDQTVTIGADNKSIIVEEPAGGFLNGQRYDLIITDRVVSRSGEKLKQSIRMTFTITP
- a CDS encoding YolD-like family protein; translation: MKSVSKKDSLFEASRSLPEQHEGYLKMNQEQELVAQPIIEEDEVNKFNRIIYDSVHRDYAVTVRSWVPVSIRPDLGEIKSVWGRIKRIDATNQQIKIVNDEGTEWIDMNRIVAIWKNSIEG
- a CDS encoding enoyl-CoA hydratase/isomerase family protein, with amino-acid sequence MSEKDIVLYTEEDGIARITLNRPDVRNALSREVLQQLSSILDRVKENDHVKAVILIGAGEEAFSAGADIAFLNRATPLEVRELAQLAVTVTSKIESLGKVVVAAINGHALGGGLELAEACVLRVAAHHARLGHPEVRIGAVAGFGGTTRLPRLVGKGRAAELLLTGKVISAAEAHQIGLVNRVVEPDQVLPESEQLLREILAQAPIAVKMTWEALHRGCNLTLEESAQLGADYFGLIASTEDFREGTKSFLEKTKPAFKAR
- a CDS encoding response regulator, whose product is MPKMDGMKAARHILRHDENAIIFICTAMGQSHLKEEAQKIGVKEFIVKPFQSSDILQTIHTVFGSQE
- a CDS encoding transposase, whose product is MSRRKWTAEEKMNIVLEGMAPGANISEVCRNHGIAQTLYYRWREAFLQAGLSGLSAGPSTREQQLEKEL
- a CDS encoding IS3 family transposase — translated: MVQALHREGHPIPRIASALQLNRTYCYALLKPLRTQKRQRPDEAEIKAEIRQLCTEHPTNGYRRIRVWMKKKYQRVINHKRVYRIMKELNLLVATKAYAARRKKEKGKIPVERSNQHFQTDMTKVWCGKDGWGYLFAVIDAYDREIVGYSFSRFCRTDELLQAVNMAIDYRFPTGVKGQGLRIRSDNGCQMTSKRYVQALKDAGIKQERTGYNNPDADAYIERWFRTLKEETVWVQEYLSFSEAKQDIEEYIRFYNEERPHSALRYQSPTEFRKSQMAHAA